A single window of uncultured Methanospirillum sp. DNA harbors:
- a CDS encoding KUP/HAK/KT family potassium transporter, with translation MKSLGLVFGDIGTSPIYTMGVILLMILPTEDNILGVLSLIFWSLILVISIQYVWLAMNLGIKGEGGTIVLKGILISLLKKGPLVPVVSFLAIIGVCLFMGDGVITPAISILSAVEGIRLVPGLEGISEFVLLCIAAIIAISLFFIQQKGTERVAWAFGPVMFIWFSMLAITGIISIVGTPHVLFSLSPHYALSFLLNNGLTAFFILSAVILCITGGEALYADMGHLGREPIVKGWYFVFPALMLSYLGQGAYVIQHGSMSTVLFNMVSDQLGTLYIPFLLLSVVATIIASQAMISGMFSIVYQAMTTRILPKLKIDFTSSELHSQIYIDAVNWALMAAVLIVMGMFGSSEHLAAAYGLAVAGDMTISAMMLLLIFLIMRDPLKSLISCVLICVDLSFFLASLTKLPHGGYWSFLLALVPFTIIIIFISGQEKLRVKLKPIPMKEFIPAYEELYMSRCKISGTALYFTSDIHQISPYIGQIFFKNEIIYKHNILVSIRMKDYPFGVKVTYLEDCAPGLSGLLIETGYMEILDIEALIRERGIEEKTIFYGMENIISDRMVWKIFGIMKKAAPPFVQFYSLPPEKIHGVITRIIM, from the coding sequence TTGAAATCCCTGGGCCTTGTATTCGGAGATATCGGAACCAGCCCGATCTATACGATGGGAGTAATTCTTTTGATGATTCTCCCTACCGAAGATAATATTCTCGGTGTCCTCTCACTCATTTTCTGGAGTCTCATTCTTGTTATATCCATCCAATATGTCTGGCTGGCTATGAATCTCGGGATTAAGGGTGAAGGAGGAACCATCGTTCTGAAAGGCATCCTTATCTCTCTCTTAAAAAAAGGACCACTCGTCCCGGTAGTATCATTTCTTGCAATAATTGGAGTCTGTCTTTTCATGGGTGATGGTGTGATCACCCCCGCTATCAGCATCCTTTCTGCGGTTGAAGGGATCAGACTTGTCCCAGGTCTGGAAGGAATAAGTGAATTTGTTCTTCTCTGTATTGCTGCAATTATTGCGATTTCACTTTTCTTTATTCAGCAGAAGGGAACAGAGCGGGTCGCCTGGGCTTTTGGTCCGGTAATGTTCATCTGGTTTTCGATGCTTGCAATAACCGGCATCATCTCAATCGTTGGAACACCTCATGTGCTCTTCTCGTTAAGTCCACACTATGCACTTTCATTTCTTCTTAATAACGGATTGACTGCTTTTTTTATCCTTTCTGCAGTAATCCTCTGCATCACTGGTGGCGAAGCCCTCTATGCAGACATGGGCCACCTGGGTCGTGAACCTATCGTAAAAGGATGGTATTTTGTCTTTCCTGCATTGATGCTCAGTTATCTGGGGCAGGGAGCGTATGTCATCCAGCATGGGTCGATGAGTACGGTCCTCTTCAACATGGTCTCTGATCAACTTGGTACTTTGTATATTCCATTTCTTTTGCTGAGTGTTGTTGCCACGATTATTGCATCACAAGCCATGATCAGCGGTATGTTCTCGATTGTATACCAGGCAATGACAACCCGGATACTTCCAAAGCTGAAGATCGATTTTACGTCATCAGAACTTCACTCCCAGATCTATATCGATGCCGTGAATTGGGCCCTTATGGCAGCGGTGCTGATAGTGATGGGTATGTTCGGATCATCCGAGCACCTGGCTGCGGCATATGGACTTGCAGTTGCCGGAGATATGACGATATCAGCAATGATGTTGCTTCTAATATTCCTGATTATGAGAGATCCTCTGAAATCACTTATATCATGTGTATTGATCTGTGTCGATCTCAGTTTTTTCCTTGCATCGCTGACCAAACTCCCTCATGGAGGATACTGGTCGTTTCTTCTCGCATTAGTCCCGTTTACGATAATTATTATATTTATCAGCGGTCAGGAGAAGTTACGGGTAAAACTCAAACCAATCCCCATGAAGGAGTTTATTCCGGCATATGAGGAACTCTATATGAGCAGGTGCAAGATATCGGGAACAGCCCTGTATTTTACCTCTGATATTCACCAGATCTCACCATATATCGGCCAGATTTTTTTCAAAAATGAGATAATATATAAACATAACATCCTTGTGTCCATCAGGATGAAGGATTATCCTTTTGGGGTTAAGGTAACCTACCTGGAGGATTGTGCACCAGGTCTTTCAGGATTGCTAATAGAAACAGGATACATGGAAATTTTGGATATTGAGGCACTTATCAGGGAGCGTGGAATTGAAGAGAAGACCATCTTCTATGGTATGGAGAATATCATCAGTGATCGGATGGTCTGGAAGATCTTTGGAATTATGAAGAAGGCTGCCCCTCCCTTTGTCCAGTTTTATTCTCTTCCCCCGGAAAAGATCCATGGCGTAATCACGAGGATTATTATGTGA
- a CDS encoding mechanosensitive ion channel domain-containing protein, which translates to MANTSSLLTNLTNLTRITPEVANPVHLAQILTDPFWMISSILVLIFAYIVVMGMDFLLRILSEQLGTKRHILSMVIPILKIFVYLFAVYLIVSPLITLGIAELTVFSGLIGAGLGFGLKDLVADMVAGFIIILEKPYQIGDKITIDDYYGEVIDIGIIQTIIVTPGDSRVAIPNYAIMSKAVSSANAGSAEMMVITDLFLSYDANVDDAIRLLTEAVITSRYVYISETRPYVILVENHPIYRKILVKAYVNDLRHEFKFKSDITRHAWDAFQKAGIHPPDIAHTGYPIPISMIDT; encoded by the coding sequence ATGGCAAATACTTCATCGCTTCTTACGAATCTGACAAATTTGACTAGGATAACCCCGGAAGTAGCAAATCCTGTTCATCTCGCCCAGATTTTAACCGATCCGTTCTGGATGATCTCAAGTATTTTGGTGCTTATTTTTGCGTATATTGTCGTTATGGGGATGGACTTCCTACTTCGAATTCTATCAGAGCAACTCGGAACAAAGCGGCATATCCTCTCAATGGTCATCCCGATTCTGAAAATTTTTGTTTATCTCTTCGCTGTATACCTCATTGTATCCCCACTTATCACTCTTGGAATCGCAGAGTTGACGGTTTTTTCAGGACTTATCGGTGCAGGTCTCGGGTTTGGACTGAAGGATCTTGTAGCAGATATGGTGGCCGGATTTATCATCATTCTTGAAAAACCATACCAAATCGGCGATAAAATTACCATTGATGATTATTACGGAGAAGTTATTGATATCGGGATCATTCAAACTATTATCGTTACTCCCGGAGATAGCCGTGTTGCAATTCCAAACTATGCAATCATGAGTAAGGCAGTCTCTAGTGCAAATGCGGGCTCTGCCGAGATGATGGTGATCACGGACCTCTTTTTATCTTATGATGCCAATGTCGATGATGCAATAAGGTTACTCACTGAAGCAGTAATAACCTCCAGGTATGTTTACATATCAGAAACACGGCCATATGTTATTCTTGTTGAGAATCATCCCATATATCGAAAAATTCTGGTAAAAGCATACGTGAATGATCTCAGGCATGAATTTAAATTCAAATCAGATATTACCAGGCATGCATGGGATGCATTCCAGAAAGCCGGGATTCATCCACCAGATATTGCTCATACAGGATATCCCATTCCAATATCTATGATAGATACATAA
- the ablB gene encoding putative beta-lysine N-acetyltransferase, protein MENDAIYPIGKSCLHHGYLNNRIYLMKYHPDDTELLIKHIIGLRTTYGYTKLVLKIPKSCEKLFTCCHGTQEACIPNFYPDEDDALFISRFYDPGRSLDAASDTIHTILQVCKEKIHRTTCVSEQMLVRPANPSDVHLMAALYHHNFSTYPFPIHDPGYLLESMNHGISFYVGELDGNIVALGSCEVDSYASAVEMSDLVVDPRNRGYGLSKAILNYMENQMIESRIKTSYTICRAESAPVNLLFAGAEYSYGGTLVQNTNICGKIESMNIWYKPLST, encoded by the coding sequence ATGGAGAATGATGCAATTTACCCAATCGGAAAAAGTTGTCTCCACCATGGATATCTGAATAACCGGATATATCTCATGAAATATCATCCTGATGATACTGAACTATTGATCAAACACATCATCGGGCTGCGAACCACATATGGATACACAAAATTAGTCCTTAAAATCCCTAAATCGTGTGAAAAACTATTCACATGTTGCCATGGAACTCAGGAGGCGTGTATTCCAAATTTCTATCCAGATGAAGACGATGCTCTATTCATCTCACGCTTTTATGATCCAGGCCGAAGTCTGGATGCAGCTTCTGATACCATACACACAATCCTTCAGGTTTGTAAAGAAAAAATTCATAGAACGACCTGTGTCTCTGAACAGATGCTCGTAAGACCGGCAAACCCTTCTGATGTTCATCTGATGGCTGCTCTCTATCACCACAATTTTTCAACATATCCGTTTCCGATCCATGATCCCGGTTACTTACTCGAAAGTATGAATCACGGGATTTCATTCTATGTCGGAGAACTCGACGGGAATATTGTTGCTCTTGGGTCATGTGAAGTTGATTCGTATGCATCAGCTGTTGAAATGAGTGATCTCGTGGTTGATCCAAGGAACCGTGGCTATGGACTGTCAAAAGCGATCCTCAACTACATGGAGAACCAGATGATAGAGAGTCGGATAAAAACATCATATACTATCTGCAGAGCCGAATCTGCACCGGTGAATCTGCTATTTGCAGGAGCGGAGTATTCATATGGTGGAACCCTGGTGCAGAATACAAATATCTGTGGTAAGATTGAGAGTATGAATATCTGGTACAAACCACTATCTACATAA
- the ablA gene encoding lysine 2,3-aminomutase, translated as MVSEKFHTLNGPASDSDHQSQWNNWQWQVRHSITDVKTLERMLEISLSEKEREEIQKTIDIFPMSITPYYLALIDNADPFHDPIFKQAVPSAGELIIENYDLHDPLSEEIDSPCSLITHRYPDRILFLISNSCAMYCRHCTRKRKVGKISSMPSKDDFDKAFEYIETHPEIRDVLLSGGDPLMSSDSQLDMILSRLRRIPHIEIIRIGTRVPVVLPYRITDELVTVLKKHHPLWLNTHFNHPHEFTDASCEALSKLANGGIPLGNQSVLLAGVNDCPNIMRKLVHELVKNRVRPYYLFQCDLAEGLAHFRTPVGKGTEIIESLIGHTSGLAVPTYVIDAPGGGGKIPVMPHYLVSWSSNKVVLRNYEGMFSTYQEPDQYERPACDLQCGQCNLQHSGDSGYLMRRAHGIEALLSDYESEITILPADSERVARRQDGE; from the coding sequence ATGGTATCCGAAAAGTTCCATACCCTCAACGGACCGGCTTCAGATTCAGATCATCAGTCTCAGTGGAATAACTGGCAATGGCAGGTCCGGCACAGTATTACTGATGTGAAAACCCTTGAACGGATGCTTGAGATCTCATTATCAGAAAAAGAGAGGGAAGAGATTCAGAAGACCATCGATATCTTCCCTATGTCGATAACTCCATACTATCTTGCATTGATTGACAATGCTGATCCGTTTCATGATCCCATCTTCAAACAGGCTGTCCCCTCTGCCGGAGAGTTGATCATAGAAAATTATGATCTGCATGACCCTCTAAGTGAAGAGATAGACAGCCCATGCTCACTGATTACTCACCGATATCCGGATCGGATTCTTTTCCTCATCAGTAACTCCTGTGCCATGTACTGCCGTCATTGCACACGGAAAAGGAAGGTTGGAAAAATTTCATCAATGCCTTCAAAAGATGACTTTGATAAGGCTTTTGAATACATCGAAACCCATCCGGAGATCCGTGACGTTCTCCTCTCTGGTGGAGATCCGCTGATGTCATCTGATTCTCAATTGGATATGATCTTAAGCAGATTACGCAGGATTCCACATATTGAGATCATCAGAATCGGAACCCGGGTCCCCGTAGTCCTTCCATACCGGATAACAGATGAACTGGTAACTGTTCTTAAAAAACATCATCCACTCTGGCTCAACACACATTTTAATCATCCGCATGAATTTACCGATGCATCATGTGAGGCTCTTTCAAAACTAGCCAATGGAGGAATCCCTCTTGGAAATCAGTCAGTATTATTAGCAGGTGTAAATGACTGTCCAAACATCATGCGAAAACTCGTTCACGAACTGGTGAAAAACCGGGTCAGGCCATATTACCTCTTCCAATGTGATCTTGCTGAAGGACTCGCTCATTTTAGAACACCGGTAGGAAAAGGTACCGAAATTATTGAGAGCCTTATCGGACATACATCCGGTCTCGCTGTTCCGACATACGTGATCGATGCACCGGGAGGAGGAGGAAAAATTCCGGTTATGCCGCATTATCTCGTATCCTGGTCATCAAATAAAGTAGTTCTTCGCAATTACGAGGGGATGTTTTCAACGTATCAGGAACCTGATCAATACGAGCGACCAGCCTGCGATCTCCAGTGTGGGCAATGTAATCTTCAGCATTCAGGAGACAGTGGATATCTTATGAGAAGAGCACACGGAATTGAGGCGTTACTTTCAGATTATGAGAGTGAGATAACTATTCTCCCTGCAGATTCAGAGCGGGTAGCGAGGAGGCAGGATGGAGAATGA
- a CDS encoding DUF2179 domain-containing protein — MNDALLSPDIFTFVIVPFMIFCARICDVSIGTVKYIFISRGFKNIAPFFGFFEVIIWLLAIGQVMNNITNPVCYIAYGGGFATGTYIGMVLEERMKLGLCIIRLITAKPAEDFILKIRQHGYGVTNIAAHGARGEVTLIFMVVKRTKISQLIGLIREFNPNAFFTIEDVRSASEGIFPSEPMNYPLSYFKRPFSLFAKRK, encoded by the coding sequence ATGAATGATGCTCTTTTATCACCAGATATCTTTACATTCGTAATAGTCCCTTTCATGATATTTTGTGCCAGGATATGCGATGTCTCAATCGGTACGGTAAAATACATCTTTATCTCACGCGGTTTTAAAAATATTGCCCCATTTTTTGGTTTCTTTGAAGTGATAATCTGGCTCCTGGCAATCGGTCAGGTCATGAATAACATTACCAATCCAGTCTGTTATATCGCATATGGGGGAGGTTTTGCCACCGGCACATACATTGGGATGGTACTTGAAGAAAGGATGAAACTCGGACTCTGTATTATCCGATTGATTACTGCAAAACCTGCCGAAGATTTTATTTTAAAAATTCGTCAGCATGGTTATGGGGTCACCAATATTGCAGCTCATGGTGCACGTGGTGAGGTCACTCTCATCTTTATGGTGGTAAAACGAACAAAAATATCACAACTAATCGGTTTAATCCGTGAATTCAATCCTAACGCATTCTTCACCATCGAGGATGTCAGGAGTGCATCTGAAGGAATCTTTCCCAGTGAGCCGATGAATTACCCGCTTTCTTATTTTAAACGGCCATTTTCTCTATTTGCCAAGAGAAAATAG
- a CDS encoding HAD-IC family P-type ATPase, protein MTPGKCSNQDGIYWHNLPESDVLEKLQVTSPGLTNQEATIRTAEFGKNVLPEGRSVSILSIFIAQFKSPLIYVLLVAALVSWFLNHMTDTAFIGLVVLINAIIGTVQEWKAEQSAKALQKIFQITATVYRDGREVQIPAEEIVPGDRVTLDSGSRVPADIRLTKVIDCTIDESILTGESVPVSKTTKILPEETPVSDQVNMAFAGTTVVRGIAYGYVTSTGLCTEVGKIATVVAESETNKPPLIVRMEKFSRHIALIVLVFSFILGFIAIIQGMEIFDVFFFVVALAVSAIPEGLPVALTVVLSIATHRMSQRNVIIRKMTAVESLGSCTLIASDKTGTLTMNEQTAHVLTLPGGEDLAITGTGYTGEGRITTSDGYDLSEKVRDQVQQICLVATLCSEARLTHINGTWEYTGDPIDVAFLALARKAGFDTTEIIQSVDRPLFVPFEAERRYSAAGFFYADGYRFGVKGAAEAVLPSCTTMRTKDGDLPVDHISLKNSIEDLAEEGYRVLAVAEAQNREIPYELMPNALPPLVLLGLVGFIDPIRPDAQEAVKECQKAGVVVVMVTGDHPITALSISKRLNIATDSSQVLTGVDIDDIGSFEVPEFYERVKGSRVFARVTPLQKHAIVDALIKVGNYVAVTGDGVNDAPALRRAHIGVAMGSGTDIAKDNAAMIITDDRFSSIVAGIEEGRYAYDNIRKVTYLLVSTGAAEVIFFTLALISHLPIPFLAVQLLWLNLVTNGIQHIGLAFEPGEPGAMTRPPRPPDQGIFNRLMIGEVLVSSIIMGLIGFFSWRYLIDQGYDESTARNLALLLFVLLENVHVFNCRSEFVSVFKMPLKRNLFLVFSVIGAQFIHQIAMHTPILQQVLGLQPVGLSDWIMLLAFACLVILGMELFKVIWPIAFEKPEPNILSNQ, encoded by the coding sequence ATGACCCCGGGGAAATGCAGTAACCAGGATGGAATTTACTGGCACAATTTACCAGAATCTGACGTTCTCGAAAAATTACAGGTCACTTCACCGGGTCTCACAAATCAGGAGGCAACAATAAGAACTGCAGAATTTGGAAAGAATGTTCTTCCAGAGGGGAGATCTGTCTCGATCCTCTCGATCTTTATTGCTCAGTTTAAAAGCCCACTCATTTATGTCCTCTTGGTTGCAGCACTTGTCTCATGGTTCTTAAACCACATGACCGATACCGCCTTCATCGGTCTTGTAGTTCTTATCAATGCAATTATTGGCACAGTACAGGAATGGAAAGCAGAACAGAGTGCCAAAGCGCTACAAAAAATCTTTCAGATCACAGCAACAGTCTACCGGGATGGCAGAGAAGTACAGATACCTGCTGAAGAGATCGTTCCAGGAGACCGGGTAACCCTTGATTCAGGCTCTCGTGTTCCTGCAGATATCAGACTTACAAAGGTTATTGACTGTACCATTGATGAGTCAATTCTCACCGGCGAATCGGTTCCGGTGTCCAAAACCACGAAAATTCTGCCAGAAGAGACTCCGGTTAGCGATCAGGTTAACATGGCCTTTGCCGGAACTACGGTAGTCAGAGGCATTGCATACGGTTATGTTACATCAACCGGGTTATGTACTGAAGTTGGAAAGATCGCAACCGTAGTCGCAGAGTCGGAGACAAACAAACCTCCACTGATTGTACGAATGGAAAAATTCTCACGACACATTGCACTGATAGTTCTTGTCTTTTCTTTTATCCTGGGATTCATCGCCATCATACAGGGTATGGAGATCTTTGATGTCTTCTTTTTTGTAGTCGCGTTGGCAGTATCAGCGATTCCAGAAGGTCTTCCAGTTGCATTAACAGTGGTGTTATCGATTGCAACCCACCGGATGTCACAACGGAATGTGATCATCAGGAAAATGACCGCTGTTGAGAGTCTTGGATCCTGTACACTTATTGCTAGTGATAAGACCGGGACGCTGACCATGAATGAACAGACTGCCCATGTACTCACCCTTCCTGGTGGAGAAGATCTTGCGATAACAGGAACCGGATATACCGGAGAGGGCAGAATAACAACATCTGATGGGTATGATCTCTCAGAGAAGGTAAGAGATCAGGTTCAACAGATCTGTCTTGTTGCAACCCTCTGTAGTGAAGCCAGACTCACTCATATCAATGGAACATGGGAGTATACAGGCGATCCTATCGACGTGGCCTTTCTTGCATTGGCCAGAAAAGCAGGGTTTGACACCACCGAGATCATTCAATCGGTCGATCGTCCTCTCTTCGTTCCTTTTGAAGCAGAACGGAGATACTCAGCTGCAGGGTTCTTTTATGCCGATGGGTATCGATTTGGAGTAAAAGGAGCTGCTGAAGCGGTTCTGCCTTCATGCACCACGATGAGAACAAAGGATGGGGATCTCCCCGTTGATCATATATCTCTAAAAAATTCCATCGAAGATCTGGCAGAAGAGGGATACCGGGTACTTGCCGTAGCTGAAGCACAGAATAGAGAGATACCGTATGAATTGATGCCGAACGCTCTTCCTCCATTAGTGCTCCTTGGCCTTGTTGGCTTTATCGATCCCATTCGCCCTGATGCACAGGAAGCAGTGAAAGAATGTCAGAAAGCAGGGGTTGTTGTGGTGATGGTAACAGGAGATCACCCGATAACAGCCCTCAGTATATCAAAGAGATTAAACATCGCAACTGACTCATCACAGGTTCTGACCGGTGTAGATATTGACGATATTGGATCATTCGAAGTTCCCGAATTTTATGAACGGGTAAAAGGATCCAGAGTTTTTGCTAGAGTTACCCCTCTTCAGAAACATGCAATCGTTGATGCATTGATTAAAGTCGGAAATTATGTTGCAGTAACTGGTGACGGTGTCAATGACGCTCCTGCTCTTCGGCGAGCTCATATCGGTGTTGCCATGGGATCAGGAACCGACATTGCCAAGGATAATGCAGCCATGATCATCACAGATGATCGATTCTCTTCAATAGTTGCAGGAATTGAAGAAGGCAGGTATGCATATGATAATATTCGAAAAGTAACGTATCTTCTCGTATCAACAGGAGCTGCCGAAGTCATCTTCTTTACCCTGGCACTCATTTCACACCTGCCGATTCCATTTCTGGCAGTTCAACTTCTTTGGTTAAACCTTGTAACAAATGGCATTCAACATATCGGCCTGGCGTTTGAACCGGGTGAACCTGGTGCAATGACCAGACCTCCCAGGCCGCCTGATCAGGGTATTTTCAACAGACTCATGATCGGAGAAGTTCTCGTCTCATCGATAATCATGGGATTAATTGGATTTTTCTCATGGAGATATCTGATTGATCAGGGATATGACGAATCAACTGCCCGGAATTTAGCACTGCTCCTGTTTGTGTTACTTGAAAATGTTCATGTTTTTAATTGCCGCTCAGAGTTTGTTTCAGTTTTTAAAATGCCACTTAAACGGAATCTGTTCTTAGTCTTCTCAGTGATCGGTGCTCAGTTCATTCACCAGATAGCCATGCACACACCGATTCTACAACAAGTACTTGGTCTTCAGCCGGTAGGATTATCTGATTGGATCATGCTGTTGGCATTCGCATGTCTGGTAATTCTCGGAATGGAATTGTTCAAAGTGATATGGCCTATTGCATTTGAAAAACCAGAACCAAACATATTAAGCAATCAGTAA
- a CDS encoding universal stress protein: protein MADDQNQEKNTGNQSRDTSNPALIDVQTLFEENVKVVLRCTIDALLHAGLSYDLKVAIGEPSVEIVAIAKKEMADLIVIGSRGLGAIKGVLLGSVSQKIAQTAPCPVMIVR from the coding sequence ATGGCAGATGATCAGAACCAGGAGAAAAACACCGGCAACCAGAGTAGAGATACGTCCAATCCCGCCTTAATTGATGTCCAAACATTGTTTGAAGAAAATGTGAAAGTTGTGTTAAGGTGCACCATTGATGCCCTCTTGCATGCTGGACTCTCATATGATCTGAAGGTCGCCATTGGGGAACCCTCTGTTGAGATCGTTGCGATTGCAAAGAAAGAGATGGCAGACCTGATTGTCATAGGTAGTCGCGGGCTGGGGGCGATAAAAGGAGTGCTGCTTGGGAGTGTGAGTCAGAAGATCGCCCAGACTGCTCCCTGTCCGGTTATGATTGTTCGATAA